A genomic region of Herbaspirillum sp. DW155 contains the following coding sequences:
- a CDS encoding LON peptidase substrate-binding domain-containing protein codes for MPAAPATPRPPISAQTIPLFPLASTLFPEGRLPLQIFEVRYLDMIRKCIAEGSSFGVVALTEGSEVRRPGQTERFVGVGTVARIQEWSTPSPGLMRIACLGGERFRILQAEQQKHGLWTAQVEVMEADHAVTIPEELRNTSQALDNLLQSVLRQGLPDSEVPIAAPYRLDDCGWVANRWAEMMPISVNLKQSLLALDNPLLRLELVQDALDELGWLK; via the coding sequence ATGCCCGCCGCCCCCGCTACCCCGCGCCCGCCGATCTCGGCCCAGACCATCCCGCTGTTTCCGCTGGCCAGTACGCTCTTTCCGGAAGGACGGCTGCCGCTGCAGATCTTCGAGGTGCGCTACCTGGACATGATCCGCAAGTGCATCGCCGAGGGCAGCAGCTTCGGCGTGGTGGCCCTGACGGAGGGATCGGAAGTGCGCCGCCCCGGCCAGACCGAGCGCTTCGTCGGCGTGGGCACGGTGGCGCGCATCCAGGAATGGAGCACACCCTCGCCCGGCCTCATGCGCATTGCCTGCCTGGGTGGGGAGCGTTTTCGCATCCTGCAGGCCGAGCAGCAGAAACACGGACTATGGACGGCACAGGTGGAAGTGATGGAAGCGGACCACGCGGTGACGATTCCTGAGGAGTTGCGCAATACCTCGCAGGCGCTGGACAACCTGCTGCAATCGGTGCTGCGCCAGGGCCTGCCGGACAGCGAAGTGCCCATCGCCGCGCCTTACCGGCTGGACGATTGCGGCTGGGTGGCCAACCGCTGGGCCGAGATGATGCCGATCTCCGTGAACCTCAAGCAGAGCCTGCTGGCGCTGGACAATCCGCTGTTGCGGCTGGAGCTGGTGCAGGATGCGCTGGATGAGTTGGGCTGGTTGAAATAG
- the rpmH gene encoding 50S ribosomal protein L34, protein MKRTYQPSVVRRKRTHGFRARMATRGGRAVINARRAKGRKRLAAV, encoded by the coding sequence ATGAAACGTACTTACCAACCTTCCGTCGTGCGTCGCAAGCGTACCCATGGTTTCCGTGCCCGTATGGCCACCCGTGGCGGCCGTGCCGTGATCAACGCCCGTCGCGCCAAGGGCCGCAAGCGTCTGGCTGCAGTTTAA
- a CDS encoding DUF393 domain-containing protein: MTGPALTLYFDGRCGLCVTEMQKLRRWDKAGKLAFVDIAQDDFSPASLGTDLAALNALLHSTTADGRLLVGIDSILAAYTLAGRGWMVWPLRVRALRRLWSALYALLARHRYGVSRLLGLVGVRPSASCESGLCRREGTGF; encoded by the coding sequence ATGACCGGCCCCGCACTCACGCTCTACTTTGATGGCCGCTGCGGCCTGTGTGTCACAGAAATGCAAAAGCTGCGCCGCTGGGACAAGGCCGGCAAGCTGGCTTTCGTCGACATCGCTCAAGATGATTTTTCGCCAGCCTCGCTCGGCACCGACCTGGCCGCACTCAATGCACTGCTGCACAGTACGACCGCCGACGGTCGCCTGCTGGTGGGGATCGACAGCATCCTGGCCGCCTATACGCTGGCCGGACGCGGCTGGATGGTATGGCCGCTGCGCGTACGCGCCTTGCGCAGGCTCTGGTCAGCGCTGTATGCACTCCTCGCTCGTCACCGCTATGGAGTCTCCCGGCTGTTGGGTCTGGTCGGCGTACGCCCTTCCGCATCCTGCGAGAGCGGCCTCTGCAGGCGCGAGGGAACGGGCTTTTGA
- a CDS encoding SpoVR family protein gives MNSRFKHDPLPCPSDWSFELIERYNEEIARVAKGYELDIYPIQLEIISAEQMMDAYASHGMPVNYRHWSYGKHFMLTERDYKRGQMGLAYEIVINSDPCIAYLMEENTMTMQALVIAHAAYGHNSFFKGNYLFQLWTDASAIIDYLVYARNYIAECEERHGFERVEELLDSCHALMNYGVDRYKRPQRLSLAQEKARQREREAYMQSQVNELWRTLPAKKETAAATVEGRFPSEPQENLLYFAEKNAPLLEPWEREVIRIVRKVGQYFYPQRQTQVMNEGWATFWHYTLLNTLYDQGRLTDGFMMEFLHSHSNVVFQPPITKPYYNGINPYALGFSMMSDIRRICENPTNEDREWFPDIAGRNWLDTLQYVMRNYKDESFIAQYLSPKLMRDMRMFAVLDDEARSEIEVSAIHNERGFQYVRQALSRQYDINHREPNIQVWSVNTRGNRSLTLRHFRSDGRSLGDSTNEVLRHMARLWQFDVYLESVDDNGYIVQRYECVAENRYALRS, from the coding sequence ATGAACAGCCGCTTCAAGCATGACCCGCTGCCTTGCCCCTCGGACTGGAGCTTCGAACTCATCGAGCGCTACAACGAGGAAATCGCACGCGTAGCCAAGGGTTACGAGCTGGACATCTATCCCATCCAGCTGGAGATCATCTCGGCCGAACAGATGATGGATGCCTATGCCTCGCACGGCATGCCGGTCAATTACCGGCACTGGTCCTACGGCAAGCATTTCATGCTGACCGAACGCGACTACAAGCGCGGGCAGATGGGCCTGGCCTATGAGATCGTCATCAACTCGGACCCCTGCATCGCCTACCTGATGGAAGAGAACACGATGACCATGCAGGCGCTGGTCATCGCTCATGCGGCTTACGGGCACAACTCCTTCTTCAAGGGCAATTACCTGTTCCAGTTGTGGACCGATGCCAGCGCCATCATCGATTACCTGGTGTATGCGCGCAATTACATCGCCGAGTGCGAAGAGCGCCACGGCTTCGAACGCGTGGAGGAATTGCTGGACTCCTGCCATGCGCTGATGAATTACGGCGTGGACCGCTACAAGCGTCCGCAACGCCTGTCGCTGGCGCAGGAGAAGGCGCGCCAGCGCGAACGCGAAGCCTACATGCAGTCGCAGGTCAACGAGCTGTGGCGCACCCTGCCGGCCAAAAAGGAAACGGCCGCCGCGACTGTCGAAGGCCGCTTCCCGTCCGAACCACAGGAGAACCTGCTGTATTTCGCCGAGAAGAATGCGCCCCTGCTGGAGCCGTGGGAACGCGAGGTCATCCGCATCGTACGCAAGGTCGGACAGTATTTCTACCCGCAGCGCCAGACCCAGGTGATGAACGAAGGCTGGGCCACCTTCTGGCATTACACGCTGTTGAATACGCTGTATGACCAGGGCCGCCTGACGGATGGCTTCATGATGGAATTCCTGCATTCGCACAGCAATGTGGTGTTCCAGCCGCCCATCACCAAGCCGTATTACAACGGCATCAATCCGTATGCGCTGGGCTTCTCGATGATGAGCGACATCCGCCGCATCTGCGAGAACCCCACCAATGAAGACCGCGAGTGGTTCCCCGACATCGCCGGGCGCAACTGGCTCGACACCCTGCAATACGTGATGCGCAACTACAAGGACGAGAGCTTCATCGCGCAATATCTCTCGCCCAAGCTCATGCGCGACATGCGCATGTTCGCCGTGCTCGATGACGAGGCGCGCAGCGAGATCGAGGTCTCGGCCATCCATAACGAACGCGGCTTCCAGTACGTGCGCCAGGCGCTGTCGCGGCAGTACGACATCAATCATCGCGAGCCCAACATCCAGGTCTGGTCGGTCAACACGCGCGGCAATCGCAGCCTGACGCTGCGCCACTTCCGCAGTGACGGCCGTTCGCTGGGCGACAGTACCAACGAGGTGCTGCGCCACATGGCGCGGCTGTGGCAGTTCGACGTCTATCTCGAAAGCGTGGACGACAACGGCTACATCGTGCAGCGCTATGAATGCGTGGCCGAGAACCGGTATGCGCTGCGTTCATGA
- a CDS encoding MarC family protein, with amino-acid sequence MFILFLKAVLLIPVTLLPILNPLGIAPVFANLLGNVSRSTEKRIARQVAINCWFMLVAAIFIGSHVLTFFGISLPIVRVGGGLLVAVSGWKLLNDNSQDSAIPTQVAKSYDEDLPDEEIKARSFYPMSFPLTVGPGTIAASITLGANTPTRLLDWVISVGSAALGAAVTALVIFLCYNYAHKLVNLMGRLGTMVVLRLSAFILLCIGIQIFWSGMSALLAEAGISGVAP; translated from the coding sequence ATGTTCATCCTCTTTCTCAAGGCCGTCCTGCTGATCCCGGTCACGCTGCTGCCCATCCTCAATCCCCTGGGGATCGCGCCGGTATTCGCCAACCTCTTGGGCAACGTCAGCCGCAGCACCGAAAAGCGCATCGCGCGCCAGGTGGCCATCAATTGCTGGTTCATGCTGGTGGCGGCGATCTTCATCGGTTCGCACGTGCTGACCTTCTTCGGCATTTCCTTGCCCATCGTGCGCGTGGGCGGCGGTTTGCTGGTGGCGGTCTCGGGCTGGAAGCTGTTGAACGACAACAGCCAGGACAGCGCCATTCCCACCCAGGTGGCCAAGTCCTATGACGAAGACCTGCCCGATGAAGAAATCAAGGCACGCAGCTTCTACCCGATGAGCTTCCCCCTGACCGTCGGCCCCGGCACCATCGCGGCCTCCATCACCTTGGGTGCCAACACGCCCACGCGCCTGCTCGATTGGGTGATTTCGGTGGGCAGCGCCGCACTGGGCGCAGCCGTGACCGCGCTGGTGATCTTTCTCTGCTACAACTATGCGCACAAGCTGGTCAACCTGATGGGCCGCCTGGGCACCATGGTGGTGTTGCGGCTGTCGGCCTTCATCCTGCTGTGTATCGGGATCCAGATCTTCTGGTCGGGGATGTCGGCGCTGCTGGCCGAGGCGGGGATCAGCGGCGTGGCGCCGTAA
- a CDS encoding PrkA family serine protein kinase: MDIYSSFASRFDKTREEELSLEEYLNLCKNDPAVYASAAERMLMAIGEPEKVDTREDPRLSRIFANKVIKVYPAFKEFYGAEEVIEQVVSYFRHAAQGLEEKKQILYLLGPVGGGKSSIAERLKQLMEQVPFYSIKGSPVNESPLGLFDYDEDGPILEEQYGIPRRYLKPILSPWAVKRLHEYNGDIRQFRVVKRYPSILRQIGISKTEPGDENNQDISTLVGKVDIRKLEQYSQDDADAYSYSGGLCLSNQGLLEFVEMFKAPIKVLHPLLTATQEGNFKGTEGFGAIPFDGVILAHSNESEWKAFRNNKNNEALLDRIFIVKVPYCLRVSEEIKIYEKLIRSSSLGKATCAPGTLKMMAQFSVLTRLKEPENSSLFSKMQVYDGENLKDTDPKAKSYQEYRDYAGVDEGMNGISTRFAFKILSRVFNFDTTEVAANPVHLMYVLEQQIEREQFPQEVEQKYLSFVKDTLASRYAEFIGKEIQTAYLESYSEYGQNVFDRYVTYADFWIQDQEYRDHDTGESFDRAALNAELEKIEKPAGISNPKDFRNEIVNFVLRARVNNGGKNPLWTSYEKLRVVIEKKMFSNTEDLLPVISFNAKGSTEEMQKHEDFVNRMVSKGYTPKQVRLLCEWYLRVRKSS; this comes from the coding sequence ATGGATATCTACAGCAGCTTTGCAAGCCGGTTCGACAAGACCAGAGAAGAAGAATTATCGCTTGAAGAGTATCTGAATCTTTGCAAGAACGACCCGGCAGTCTATGCATCGGCTGCCGAACGGATGCTGATGGCCATCGGCGAACCGGAGAAGGTCGACACCCGGGAAGATCCGCGCCTCTCGCGCATCTTCGCCAACAAGGTCATCAAGGTCTATCCCGCCTTCAAGGAATTCTATGGCGCGGAAGAAGTGATCGAGCAGGTTGTTTCGTATTTCCGCCATGCCGCGCAAGGCCTGGAAGAGAAGAAGCAGATCCTCTACCTGCTGGGTCCGGTCGGTGGCGGCAAGTCCTCCATCGCCGAACGCCTCAAGCAATTGATGGAGCAGGTGCCCTTCTATTCCATCAAGGGTTCGCCGGTCAATGAATCTCCGCTGGGCCTGTTCGATTACGACGAAGACGGCCCCATCCTCGAAGAGCAGTACGGCATCCCGCGCCGCTACCTCAAACCCATCCTGAGCCCGTGGGCGGTCAAGCGCCTGCACGAGTACAACGGCGACATCCGCCAGTTCCGCGTGGTCAAGCGCTATCCGTCCATCCTGCGCCAGATCGGCATTTCCAAGACCGAGCCGGGCGATGAAAACAACCAGGACATTTCCACCCTGGTCGGCAAGGTCGATATCCGCAAGCTGGAACAATATTCGCAGGACGATGCCGACGCCTACAGCTACTCGGGCGGCCTGTGCCTGTCCAACCAGGGCCTCTTGGAATTCGTGGAAATGTTCAAGGCCCCCATCAAGGTGTTGCACCCGCTGCTGACGGCCACGCAGGAAGGCAACTTCAAGGGCACCGAGGGTTTCGGTGCGATCCCCTTCGATGGCGTCATCCTGGCCCACTCCAACGAATCGGAATGGAAGGCCTTCCGCAACAACAAGAACAATGAAGCGCTGCTGGACCGCATCTTCATCGTCAAGGTGCCGTATTGCCTGCGCGTGTCCGAAGAAATCAAGATTTACGAAAAGCTGATCCGCAGCTCGTCGCTGGGCAAGGCCACATGCGCGCCGGGCACGCTGAAGATGATGGCGCAGTTCTCGGTGCTGACACGCCTGAAGGAACCGGAAAATTCCAGCCTCTTCTCCAAAATGCAGGTCTATGACGGCGAGAATCTGAAAGACACCGACCCCAAGGCCAAGTCCTATCAGGAGTACCGCGACTATGCCGGTGTCGATGAAGGCATGAACGGCATCTCCACGCGCTTCGCCTTCAAGATTCTTTCGCGGGTGTTCAACTTTGATACCACCGAGGTAGCGGCCAATCCCGTGCACCTGATGTACGTACTGGAGCAGCAGATCGAGCGCGAGCAGTTCCCGCAGGAGGTCGAGCAGAAATATCTCTCCTTCGTGAAGGACACGCTGGCCTCGCGCTACGCCGAATTCATCGGCAAGGAAATCCAGACGGCGTATCTGGAGTCGTATTCGGAATATGGCCAGAACGTCTTCGACCGTTACGTCACCTATGCCGACTTCTGGATCCAGGATCAGGAATACCGCGATCACGATACCGGCGAGAGCTTCGACCGCGCGGCCCTGAATGCGGAACTGGAAAAGATCGAGAAGCCTGCCGGCATCAGCAATCCCAAGGACTTCCGCAACGAGATCGTCAACTTCGTGCTGCGTGCGCGGGTCAACAACGGTGGCAAGAATCCGCTGTGGACCAGTTACGAAAAACTGCGCGTGGTGATCGAGAAGAAGATGTTCTCCAACACCGAAGACCTGTTGCCGGTGATTTCCTTCAACGCCAAGGGCTCCACCGAGGAAATGCAGAAACACGAAGACTTCGTGAACCGCATGGTCAGCAAAGGTTACACGCCCAAGCAGGTACGCCTGCTGTGCGAATGGTACCTGCGCGTGCGCAAGTCCTCGTAA
- a CDS encoding SDR family oxidoreductase — translation MNILVIGATGLIGSYTMAALQRAGHHAIGVSRSKPSGTLVACKELDIASLTDAQAWLPHLEGIDAVINCVGIIRESRPGDFQRLHHQMPIALFAACEQAGVARVVQVSALGSEPHAVTAYWRSKGTADADLLQRRLAGTVVRPSLVYGDEGASSRVFTMMASLPLIIMPMAHRALVQPIHVENLADVLVTLLTSDGPVPRELAAVGPRALSIAAYIETLRAAMAWPPGLVLTLPAAPARLLARCAELLPGSALTVDSLRMLEQSADGSNTADSGPVRAILGRPLRRPEDFTGPAQRARAVCAWALPACRLVIALLWILTAYASWFGWPHTQSLDWLAQCGLPHAWAEPALLGASLLDATIGVIVLVARRSWIWPLQMTLVLGYTAIMSFCLPQFWMHPFGPLSKNLPLLALMFIMWRLTANSEKQD, via the coding sequence ATGAACATCCTCGTCATCGGCGCCACCGGCCTGATCGGCAGCTACACCATGGCGGCGCTGCAGCGGGCGGGCCACCACGCCATCGGCGTCAGCCGCAGCAAGCCCTCGGGCACGTTGGTCGCATGCAAGGAGCTCGACATTGCCTCGCTCACCGACGCCCAGGCATGGCTGCCGCATCTGGAAGGTATCGATGCGGTCATCAACTGCGTCGGAATCATTCGCGAAAGCCGTCCGGGCGATTTCCAGCGCTTGCATCACCAGATGCCCATCGCTCTCTTTGCTGCCTGCGAACAAGCCGGTGTGGCGCGCGTGGTGCAGGTGTCGGCATTGGGCAGCGAACCGCACGCCGTGACTGCCTATTGGCGCAGCAAGGGGACCGCCGATGCCGACCTGCTGCAGCGCAGGCTGGCCGGCACTGTGGTACGTCCGTCACTGGTCTACGGCGATGAAGGTGCCAGCAGTCGCGTGTTCACCATGATGGCCAGTCTGCCACTGATCATCATGCCCATGGCCCACCGTGCGCTGGTGCAACCCATCCACGTCGAGAACCTGGCCGACGTGCTGGTAACGTTGCTCACCTCCGATGGGCCGGTACCACGCGAACTGGCGGCAGTTGGTCCGCGTGCGCTGAGCATTGCCGCTTATATCGAAACCCTGCGTGCGGCAATGGCTTGGCCGCCCGGCCTGGTATTGACGCTTCCCGCCGCACCTGCCCGCCTGCTCGCGCGCTGCGCCGAACTGCTGCCGGGCAGCGCATTGACAGTGGACTCGCTGCGCATGTTGGAACAAAGTGCCGACGGCAGCAATACCGCAGATAGCGGACCGGTGCGCGCGATACTCGGCCGCCCCTTGCGCCGCCCCGAGGATTTCACCGGCCCCGCGCAAAGGGCGCGCGCCGTCTGCGCCTGGGCGCTTCCGGCCTGCCGACTGGTGATCGCGTTGCTCTGGATACTCACGGCGTACGCCTCGTGGTTCGGCTGGCCGCATACCCAAAGCCTGGACTGGCTGGCGCAATGCGGCCTGCCGCACGCATGGGCAGAACCTGCGCTGCTGGGTGCCAGCTTGCTGGACGCCACCATCGGCGTGATCGTACTGGTGGCGCGGCGGTCATGGATATGGCCGCTGCAGATGACGCTGGTGCTGGGCTATACGGCAATCATGTCCTTCTGCCTGCCGCAATTCTGGATGCACCCCTTCGGCCCGCTGAGCAAGAACCTGCCGCTGCTTGCCCTCATGTTCATCATGTGGCGGCTGACGGCAAACTCCGAAAAACAAGACTAA
- a CDS encoding YeaH/YhbH family protein, whose amino-acid sequence MLHQIIDRRLAGKNKSIANRERFLRRFKGHIQRSVADAVRDRSITDLEKSKSISIPRKDVSEPFFHHGKGGKREAVHPGNQDYLQGDRIPRQNGGSGGGGGSSASNEGEGQDDFTFELTREEFMHYFFEDLELPRLVETNLLQVPNWKNQRAGYSVDGSPNNIDVVRSLRSSLGRRIALGGPLQRQLDVAEETLAKMKRKPEEHSADIPLLEEEVKHLRARILRIPFIDPFDLRYVNRVRQPQPSSRAVMFCVMDVSGSMDEQRKDLSKRFFILLYLFLTRNYEHIEVVFIRHHTRADEVDENTFFHSQESGGTVVSSALELMHDIITKRYSPSEWNIYGAQASDGDNWNDDSPKCRELLESAILPLTRYFAYIQVAEPEQNLWTEYLQLVESHPHFAMKKVQSAAEIYPVFRELFEKQVHA is encoded by the coding sequence GTGCTGCATCAGATCATCGACCGCAGGCTGGCTGGCAAGAACAAGAGCATCGCCAACAGGGAGCGCTTCCTGCGGCGCTTCAAGGGGCATATCCAACGTTCGGTGGCGGACGCCGTGCGCGACCGCAGCATCACCGATCTGGAAAAATCGAAGAGCATCAGCATCCCGCGCAAGGATGTCTCGGAGCCTTTCTTCCATCACGGCAAGGGCGGCAAACGCGAAGCCGTGCATCCGGGCAACCAGGATTATCTGCAGGGTGACCGCATCCCGCGCCAGAACGGCGGCAGCGGTGGTGGCGGCGGCAGCAGTGCCAGCAACGAGGGCGAAGGACAGGACGATTTCACCTTCGAACTGACCCGCGAAGAATTCATGCATTACTTCTTCGAGGATCTGGAACTGCCGCGCCTGGTCGAAACCAACCTGCTGCAGGTACCGAACTGGAAGAACCAGCGCGCCGGATATTCGGTCGACGGTTCGCCCAACAACATCGACGTGGTGCGTTCGCTGCGTTCCTCGCTGGGCCGCCGCATCGCCCTGGGCGGACCGCTGCAGCGCCAGCTCGACGTGGCCGAGGAAACACTGGCCAAGATGAAGCGCAAACCCGAGGAGCACAGCGCCGACATCCCGCTGCTGGAAGAGGAAGTGAAACATTTGCGCGCCCGCATCCTGCGCATCCCCTTCATCGATCCCTTCGACCTGCGCTATGTGAACCGGGTGCGCCAGCCGCAACCGTCCAGCCGCGCGGTGATGTTCTGCGTGATGGACGTGTCGGGCTCGATGGATGAGCAGCGCAAGGATTTGTCCAAGCGCTTTTTCATCCTGCTGTATCTCTTCCTGACGCGTAACTACGAACACATCGAAGTGGTCTTCATCCGCCACCACACCCGCGCCGATGAGGTCGATGAAAACACCTTCTTCCATTCGCAGGAAAGCGGCGGCACGGTGGTTTCCAGTGCGCTGGAGCTGATGCACGACATCATCACCAAGCGCTATTCGCCCAGCGAGTGGAACATCTACGGCGCGCAGGCTTCGGATGGCGACAACTGGAATGACGACTCCCCCAAGTGCCGCGAACTGCTGGAGTCCGCCATCCTGCCGCTGACGCGCTACTTCGCTTACATCCAGGTAGCCGAGCCGGAACAGAACCTGTGGACCGAGTACCTGCAACTGGTCGAGTCGCATCCGCACTTCGCCATGAAGAAGGTGCAATCGGCCGCCGAGATCTACCCGGTCTTCCGCGAACTCTTTGAAAAGCAGGTGCACGCATGA
- a CDS encoding DUF2269 domain-containing protein produces MDYLATKWLHIMSATFMFGTGFGTAFYMFFTNRSRNVQAIAVVTRWVARADWCFTTPAVIIQPLSGFWMMHLAGYPITSPWLLWSLALYALAGICWLPVVWLQLRMRDMAQTAAAAGTDLPERFWRFERIWTVLGFPAFGGLVIVYWLMVHKPM; encoded by the coding sequence ATGGACTATCTCGCCACCAAATGGCTGCACATCATGTCGGCCACCTTCATGTTCGGCACCGGCTTCGGCACCGCGTTCTACATGTTCTTTACCAACCGCAGCCGCAACGTCCAGGCCATCGCCGTGGTCACCCGCTGGGTCGCTCGAGCGGACTGGTGTTTCACCACGCCAGCGGTCATCATCCAGCCGCTTTCCGGATTCTGGATGATGCATCTGGCCGGCTACCCTATCACTTCACCTTGGCTGCTCTGGTCGTTGGCGCTGTACGCGCTGGCGGGGATCTGCTGGCTGCCGGTGGTATGGCTGCAGCTGAGAATGCGAGACATGGCGCAAACGGCGGCGGCCGCTGGCACTGATCTGCCGGAGCGTTTCTGGCGCTTTGAACGGATCTGGACCGTGCTCGGCTTTCCCGCGTTTGGCGGATTGGTCATCGTCTATTGGCTGATGGTCCACAAGCCGATGTAA
- a CDS encoding MFS transporter: MPPSLPHSATDRHQIDSSYAVLRLCITLVLMIVGASGMYVMAVVLPAVQAHFQVDRGLASMPYTLTMLGVGVGGLLMGRMADRSGITRALLLGGACLGAGFIAAALAPNIWCFMAAHCLLIGFLGTACTFSPLVADTSLWFRKRRGIAVAVCASGNYLGGALWPPIVQHFVDSVGWQQTYIGMGIACSLIMCSLALLMRARPPLQDSGPASTRAGGGPRPFGLAPGSAQLLLCVAGVACCVAMAMPQVHIVAYCGDLGYGPARGAQMLSLMLACGVVSRLVSGAICDRIGGLRTLLLGSALQGLSLLLFIPFDSLASLYIISALFGLFQGGIVPSYAIIVREYFPAAEAGQRVGAVIMATMFGMALGGWMSGKIFDLTGNYHAAFANGIAWNLLNLSIAVLLFTRARGMGLRTA, translated from the coding sequence GTGCCGCCTTCCTTGCCCCATTCCGCCACTGACCGCCACCAGATCGATTCCTCCTACGCCGTGCTGCGCCTGTGCATCACCCTGGTCCTGATGATCGTGGGCGCCAGCGGCATGTACGTGATGGCGGTGGTACTGCCGGCGGTGCAGGCGCACTTCCAGGTGGATCGTGGGCTGGCTTCCATGCCCTATACCCTGACCATGCTGGGCGTGGGCGTCGGCGGCCTGTTGATGGGGCGCATGGCCGACCGTTCCGGCATCACGCGTGCGCTGCTGCTGGGCGGGGCCTGCCTGGGCGCGGGCTTCATCGCGGCGGCGCTGGCGCCCAACATCTGGTGCTTCATGGCCGCGCACTGCCTGTTGATCGGTTTCCTCGGCACGGCCTGTACCTTCTCGCCGCTGGTGGCCGATACCTCGCTGTGGTTCCGCAAGCGGCGCGGTATCGCCGTGGCGGTGTGCGCCAGCGGCAATTACCTGGGCGGCGCGTTGTGGCCGCCCATCGTCCAGCACTTCGTCGACAGCGTGGGCTGGCAGCAGACCTACATCGGCATGGGCATCGCCTGCAGCCTCATCATGTGCAGCCTGGCCCTGCTCATGCGCGCCCGTCCGCCGCTGCAGGACAGCGGGCCGGCCAGCACCCGCGCCGGCGGCGGTCCGCGTCCCTTCGGACTGGCGCCGGGTTCCGCTCAACTGCTGCTGTGCGTGGCCGGCGTCGCCTGTTGCGTGGCCATGGCCATGCCCCAGGTCCACATCGTGGCCTACTGCGGCGACCTCGGCTACGGCCCGGCGCGTGGCGCCCAGATGCTCTCGCTGATGCTGGCCTGCGGCGTGGTCAGCCGCCTCGTCTCCGGGGCCATCTGCGACCGCATTGGCGGCCTGCGTACCTTGTTGTTGGGCTCGGCGCTGCAGGGCTTGTCGCTGCTGCTGTTCATTCCCTTCGACAGCCTGGCGTCGCTCTACATCATCTCGGCCCTGTTCGGCCTGTTCCAGGGCGGCATCGTGCCGTCCTACGCCATCATCGTGCGCGAGTATTTTCCTGCCGCTGAAGCCGGGCAGCGCGTGGGCGCGGTCATCATGGCCACCATGTTCGGCATGGCACTGGGCGGCTGGATGTCGGGCAAGATCTTCGACCTCACCGGCAATTACCATGCGGCCTTCGCCAACGGCATCGCCTGGAACCTGCTGAACCTGAGCATCGCCGTGCTGCTTTTTACCCGCGCGCGCGGCATGGGCCTGCGCACCGCCTGA
- a CDS encoding MarR family transcriptional regulator, translating to MNLSPTMHKYILHWGEMGTRWGVNRTVAQLHALLFLVNQPLPAEDIADTLGVARSNVSNSLKELQSWGLVRITHVAGDRRDHFIALQDVWEIFRVIMEQRKRREIDPTLTVLRECASEAQHDPALESATKAKMDQVLAFLEMLMSTYDDYKHLPPATLQRFLKMGGKFARLLSNDDKESS from the coding sequence ATGAACCTCTCTCCGACCATGCACAAGTACATCCTCCACTGGGGCGAGATGGGCACCCGCTGGGGAGTCAATCGCACCGTGGCGCAACTCCACGCCCTGCTGTTCCTGGTCAACCAGCCGCTGCCCGCCGAAGACATCGCCGACACGCTGGGGGTGGCGCGCTCCAACGTCAGCAACAGCCTGAAGGAGCTGCAAAGCTGGGGACTGGTGCGCATCACCCACGTAGCGGGCGACCGTCGCGACCACTTCATTGCCTTGCAGGACGTGTGGGAAATCTTCCGCGTCATCATGGAGCAGCGCAAGCGCCGGGAAATAGATCCCACCCTCACGGTATTGCGTGAATGCGCATCGGAAGCGCAACACGACCCCGCCCTGGAAAGCGCCACCAAGGCCAAGATGGATCAGGTGCTGGCCTTCCTGGAAATGCTCATGTCCACCTACGACGACTACAAGCACCTGCCACCTGCAACCCTGCAACGCTTTCTCAAGATGGGCGGCAAGTTTGCGCGCCTGCTTAGCAACGACGACAAGGAGTCATCATGA